One part of the Candidatus Zymogenaceae bacterium genome encodes these proteins:
- a CDS encoding DUF2784 domain-containing protein, protein MENILSDAVLVVHFGWILFIILGFPVSLLYTMIRLRLFHTAAMIFTIAMQATRTLCPLTLLEEALRRSTDAAFSYEGSFIITWLRKLIYIEDIGVSLTIIYILTAVYLAAVLISYPVYPVSAMKRSRTARNDIPPQSL, encoded by the coding sequence ATGGAAAATATCCTTTCGGACGCCGTCCTGGTGGTCCATTTCGGCTGGATACTCTTCATCATCCTCGGCTTTCCCGTAAGTCTGCTGTACACCATGATACGGTTGAGGCTGTTCCACACGGCGGCGATGATATTCACCATCGCCATGCAGGCGACCCGCACCCTCTGTCCCTTGACGCTCCTCGAAGAGGCCCTGCGGCGGTCCACCGACGCCGCCTTCTCCTATGAGGGAAGCTTTATCATCACGTGGCTCAGAAAACTGATCTACATTGAGGATATCGGCGTTTCCCTGACGATCATTTACATCCTCACCGCCGTCTACCTGGCGGCGGTGCTCATTTCATACCCGGTCTATCCCGTATCGGCCATGAAGCGTTCCCGCACGGCTCGAAATGACATCCCGCCTCAATCCCTTTGA
- a CDS encoding response regulator transcription factor → MGQKPQRILIAEDHTLLRRALTVLLENHDRYVVAGEASDGFEAVKMACSLVPDVVLMDLSMPKMNGTEAIIEIKKQCANTRILVLTAHDNEEMIFETLRAGVSGYILKDDTETELMNAIDAVAAGKTYLSPGISSRVVNGYLTGKGADRASTPLVDLSAREREVLKLIAEGYKNKEIADLLYVSETTVRKHRANIMEKLDLHNASALTAFAIEHGLLE, encoded by the coding sequence ATGGGACAAAAACCGCAACGCATTCTGATCGCCGAAGATCACACGCTACTCAGAAGGGCGCTGACGGTACTGCTGGAGAATCATGATCGATACGTCGTCGCCGGCGAGGCGTCGGACGGCTTTGAAGCGGTCAAGATGGCATGTTCTCTTGTCCCCGATGTGGTGTTGATGGACCTTTCGATGCCGAAGATGAACGGTACCGAGGCGATCATCGAGATAAAAAAACAGTGCGCAAACACCAGGATTCTGGTGCTCACCGCCCATGACAACGAAGAGATGATTTTTGAAACCCTGAGGGCCGGCGTGAGCGGATACATCCTCAAGGACGATACCGAGACCGAATTGATGAACGCCATAGACGCCGTTGCCGCCGGAAAGACCTACCTGAGCCCGGGGATTTCAAGCAGGGTCGTTAACGGATACCTGACGGGAAAGGGGGCGGATCGGGCTTCGACGCCCCTTGTGGACCTATCCGCCCGGGAGCGTGAGGTCCTCAAGCTGATCGCCGAGGGATACAAAAATAAAGAGATCGCGGATCTCCTCTACGTCAGCGAGACGACGGTCAGAAAACATCGCGCCAACATCATGGAAAAGCTGGACCTTCACAACGCATCTGCGCTGACCGCCTTCGCTATAGAACACGGTCTTCTTGAATGA
- a CDS encoding deoxyguanosinetriphosphate triphosphohydrolase, with protein sequence MNIREQTEAWELEHLAPYASFAAHTRGRRHPEDEDDIRTPFQRDRDRIIHTGAFRRLEYKTQVFVYHEGDYFRTRLTHTIEVSQIARSIARALGVNEDLTEAVALAHDMGHPPFGHSGEKTLNELLAQDGGFNHNIHSLRIVDELEVKYPNFPGLNLTFEVREGIAKHTTDYDDTGVSEFSTHPFPSLEGQIVDIADEIAYNSHDIDDGITSGMLSIDDLLNVPLWEDIYSLTVTSHPDVSEKVHRLMTVSRLIGRQVRDVIQETRQRITEDRIESVDAIRTNTRRLAVFSQKMHRMNQELKDHLMKHLYRQHRVVRMSGKAERIIKDIFNTYLDIPEQLPPQVYEAFVKTNSKRVISDYIAGMTDKFAIDEHLKLFNPYERV encoded by the coding sequence ATGAACATCAGGGAACAGACCGAGGCCTGGGAGCTCGAGCATCTGGCGCCCTACGCCTCCTTCGCCGCACACACCCGGGGGCGCCGCCACCCGGAGGACGAGGACGACATCCGCACCCCTTTTCAGCGGGATCGGGACCGCATCATACACACCGGCGCGTTCCGGCGTCTGGAGTACAAAACCCAGGTCTTCGTCTATCACGAGGGGGATTACTTCCGCACCCGCCTGACCCATACCATTGAGGTGTCCCAGATCGCCCGCTCCATCGCCCGGGCGTTGGGGGTAAACGAGGACCTGACCGAGGCGGTGGCCCTGGCCCACGACATGGGCCATCCCCCCTTCGGCCACAGCGGAGAAAAAACCCTCAACGAGCTCCTCGCTCAAGACGGCGGCTTCAATCACAACATCCACAGCCTGCGCATCGTCGACGAACTGGAGGTAAAATACCCGAACTTTCCGGGTCTGAACCTGACCTTTGAAGTCCGGGAGGGCATCGCCAAGCACACCACCGATTACGACGATACCGGCGTCTCGGAGTTTTCAACACACCCGTTTCCGTCCCTGGAGGGCCAGATCGTCGACATCGCCGATGAAATCGCCTATAACAGCCACGACATCGACGACGGCATCACCTCCGGCATGCTCTCCATCGATGACCTGCTGAATGTCCCCCTCTGGGAGGACATCTACAGCCTGACCGTCACATCACATCCGGACGTTTCCGAGAAAGTGCATCGGCTGATGACCGTTTCACGCCTCATCGGCCGCCAGGTACGAGACGTGATTCAGGAAACGCGTCAGCGTATAACGGAAGACAGGATTGAATCCGTCGACGCCATTCGCACCAACACCCGGCGCCTGGCCGTCTTCAGCCAAAAGATGCACCGGATGAACCAGGAGCTGAAAGACCACCTGATGAAGCACCTCTATCGCCAGCACAGAGTTGTGCGCATGTCCGGCAAGGCCGAACGCATCATAAAAGACATCTTCAACACGTACCTCGACATCCCCGAACAGCTCCCGCCCCAGGTCTATGAAGCATTCGTCAAGACGAACAGCAAGCGGGTCATATCCGACTACATCGCCGGGATGACCGACAAGTTCGCCATCGACGAGCACCTGAAGCTCTTCAACCCCTACGAGCGGGTGTAG
- a CDS encoding radical SAM protein, whose protein sequence is MVQTILATREKKTAVLRKGTFGCLSGIPTINVTQGCMHRCVYCYARGYPGLSNPDTVILFSNLVARLPGELDRKRHPVSYVLFNTASDSFQPHPDILDTSVRLMEILLKRHIAVSFLTKGVIPNRFFDLIQNAPHLASLVDARIGMVSVSEDYQRTFEPHAATPTQRLVNIERLMDAGIRTDVRIDPIIPFVTDSQRDFDLLFGELSARGIIRASISALHLRPAIHEQLMEKLPPVSGRLIEALFTGSDWRMVGSSTMSKLVAGTVRERIYDRAGESAARRGITLTVCACKNPDLPGDNCSASPDRRSDRFVPHRQMKLPLGDNGSAVQDDTHRRMPDR, encoded by the coding sequence GTGGTGCAAACAATCCTTGCAACCAGAGAAAAGAAAACCGCCGTTCTCAGGAAGGGCACTTTCGGATGCCTCTCGGGCATTCCCACGATCAATGTCACTCAGGGGTGCATGCACCGCTGTGTCTATTGCTACGCACGGGGATACCCGGGATTGTCGAATCCGGATACGGTGATTCTTTTTTCGAACCTGGTCGCACGCCTTCCCGGGGAGCTTGATCGAAAGAGACATCCGGTTTCATATGTCCTCTTCAATACGGCGTCCGATTCCTTCCAGCCCCACCCGGATATACTCGACACGTCCGTTCGGCTGATGGAAATTCTCCTGAAACGACACATCGCCGTCTCGTTTCTCACAAAGGGCGTTATCCCGAATCGGTTTTTCGACCTGATACAAAACGCTCCCCATCTGGCGTCCCTTGTCGACGCCCGGATCGGCATGGTGTCCGTATCGGAAGACTACCAACGTACCTTCGAGCCCCACGCGGCCACACCGACCCAACGCCTTGTGAACATCGAGCGGCTCATGGATGCGGGCATTCGGACCGATGTGCGCATCGATCCGATTATCCCCTTCGTCACGGATTCACAAAGGGATTTCGACCTCCTCTTCGGCGAGCTGTCGGCCCGGGGGATTATCCGGGCGTCCATCAGCGCCCTTCACCTCAGACCCGCCATTCACGAACAACTGATGGAGAAGCTGCCCCCGGTATCCGGCCGGCTGATCGAGGCACTGTTTACGGGATCGGACTGGCGCATGGTCGGATCGTCCACGATGAGCAAGCTTGTGGCCGGAACCGTTCGGGAGAGGATATATGACCGGGCCGGAGAAAGCGCCGCCAGGCGCGGCATCACTCTTACGGTATGCGCCTGCAAGAATCCCGATCTTCCCGGAGACAACTGTTCTGCGTCGCCCGACCGTCGGTCGGATCGGTTTGTGCCGCATCGGCAGATGAAACTCCCCCTGGGAGACAACGGCTCGGCCGTACAGGACGATACACACAGGCGGATGCCGGACCGGTAG
- a CDS encoding flavodoxin family protein produces the protein MKILVLNGGPRKKGTTRTILKELVYVLEGKHEVKWVDVYDLEMKPCMGCLKCRPDGACVLPEDGAHVVGGMIDGADALVVGTPTYWGNMTGPLKILFDRSVPRIEYIGGGLPRPNHKGKPGIIVTSSATPWPFNLIKSQSGGAVRSVKIVLKSGGYRIRGIINVPNMKRRPEIPKKYLKQARKLGERL, from the coding sequence ATGAAGATACTGGTGCTCAACGGCGGTCCCAGAAAAAAGGGGACCACAAGGACAATACTGAAAGAACTTGTCTACGTTCTTGAGGGAAAGCACGAGGTCAAGTGGGTCGACGTGTACGATCTTGAGATGAAGCCGTGCATGGGCTGCCTGAAGTGCCGGCCCGACGGCGCGTGCGTTCTGCCGGAAGACGGCGCCCACGTCGTGGGCGGGATGATCGACGGCGCGGACGCCCTGGTGGTGGGCACCCCCACCTACTGGGGAAATATGACCGGGCCCTTGAAAATACTGTTCGACCGGAGCGTTCCCCGGATTGAATATATCGGCGGCGGGCTCCCCAGGCCGAACCACAAGGGGAAGCCGGGCATCATCGTAACGTCCTCCGCCACACCCTGGCCGTTTAACCTGATCAAATCCCAGAGCGGCGGCGCCGTTCGGTCGGTGAAAATTGTATTGAAGAGCGGGGGATATAGGATCAGGGGAATTATCAACGTCCCGAACATGAAAAGGAGACCCGAGATTCCAAAGAAGTACCTGAAGCAGGCGCGGAAACTCGGGGAGCGGCTGTAG
- a CDS encoding TetR/AcrR family transcriptional regulator, with protein MTRPENPQLRQSILDIASKLVAKEGFHAATMRKIADKAGVSATTIYYYFGDRTKLFEAIKFDIIDRLVAYLDERVDGTAPHLEQLICLLRSFIDWYRENTNLAELLFEKLPANLEVTESELGRYYRAQNFSVEIMRRAKEAGVVTSPDVALDAAVALGAIYGIAKLICENRLPVEYWGDPEPVIERTIEMVCLFVTNAHIIEIMGGDTE; from the coding sequence ATGACCAGACCTGAAAACCCGCAGTTGAGACAATCCATCCTCGATATCGCATCAAAGCTGGTGGCGAAGGAGGGGTTTCATGCCGCCACCATGAGAAAGATCGCGGATAAAGCCGGCGTCAGCGCCACTACCATCTACTATTACTTCGGCGACCGGACGAAGCTCTTCGAGGCCATCAAGTTCGACATCATCGACCGGCTTGTCGCGTACCTCGACGAGCGTGTCGACGGTACCGCCCCACATTTGGAACAACTCATATGTCTTTTGAGGTCGTTCATCGACTGGTACAGAGAGAACACGAACCTGGCGGAGTTACTGTTCGAGAAGCTCCCCGCCAACCTGGAGGTCACGGAATCGGAGTTGGGGCGGTACTACCGGGCCCAGAATTTCTCCGTGGAGATCATGAGGCGTGCGAAGGAGGCGGGCGTCGTCACAAGCCCGGATGTGGCCCTGGACGCGGCCGTGGCCTTGGGGGCGATATACGGCATCGCGAAGCTCATCTGCGAAAACCGCCTCCCGGTAGAATACTGGGGTGATCCGGAGCCGGTCATTGAGAGAACGATCGAGATGGTGTGTCTGTTTGTAACGAATGCCCATATTATCGAGATAATGGGAGGAGATACAGAATGA
- the galK gene encoding galactokinase — MDNNQYLMISAYGSYFAEIPHYFVTAPGRVNLIGEHTDYNDGFVLPIAIDRRIYATARPMYGDLVKAKSVGFDEMEEFHIREELKKRDLWVDYLMGVVDEMKKDSYDLNGFWVLFRSDVPIGSGLSSSAALEVASGLLISSLFEHDIDRLELAKIARRAEQNFVGVNCGIMDQMATLLCTEDHALFIDCRDQSHRQVPVAFSDAGFMVVDTKVKRKLDNSAYNERREQCEAAVKAVAKNKKGVTALRDAEISDLDGIAGNVDDVIIKRARHVISENERVKKAVAMLEKNDAEGFGKLMNESHESLKNDYQVSCDELDRVVEIAKETGGVLGARMTGAGFGGCVVALVKKGSEQTFADKITAAFAPEEPDSREPEEGKEADLPDPPEVFSVRPVGGATVEKLDIKS; from the coding sequence ATGGACAACAACCAGTATCTGATGATCAGTGCGTACGGCAGCTACTTCGCCGAGATACCCCATTATTTTGTGACCGCCCCGGGTCGGGTCAACCTGATCGGGGAACACACCGACTACAACGACGGCTTTGTTCTCCCCATCGCCATTGACCGACGGATCTACGCCACCGCCCGACCCATGTACGGAGACCTGGTGAAGGCGAAGTCCGTCGGATTCGACGAGATGGAGGAGTTTCACATCCGGGAAGAATTGAAAAAGAGAGACCTGTGGGTGGACTACCTGATGGGCGTCGTGGACGAGATGAAAAAAGACTCGTACGACCTCAACGGCTTCTGGGTGTTGTTTCGGAGCGATGTCCCCATCGGATCGGGTCTGTCGTCCTCGGCGGCCCTGGAGGTGGCGAGCGGTCTTCTGATCTCGTCCCTCTTTGAACACGATATCGACCGGCTCGAGCTCGCAAAAATCGCCCGCAGGGCCGAGCAGAACTTCGTGGGCGTCAACTGCGGCATCATGGATCAGATGGCGACGCTGCTCTGCACCGAGGACCACGCCCTGTTCATCGACTGCCGGGACCAGAGCCACCGCCAGGTGCCGGTGGCCTTCAGTGACGCCGGATTCATGGTGGTGGATACGAAGGTGAAGCGAAAGCTGGACAATTCCGCCTACAACGAACGGCGGGAACAGTGCGAGGCGGCGGTAAAGGCCGTCGCGAAGAATAAAAAGGGGGTCACGGCCCTTCGGGACGCGGAGATTTCGGACCTGGACGGGATCGCGGGTAATGTGGATGACGTCATCATCAAGCGGGCCCGCCACGTCATCAGTGAAAACGAACGGGTGAAAAAGGCCGTGGCGATGCTGGAAAAGAACGACGCCGAAGGCTTCGGTAAGTTGATGAATGAATCACACGAAAGCCTGAAAAACGACTATCAAGTCAGCTGCGACGAGCTCGACCGGGTGGTGGAGATTGCAAAGGAGACCGGCGGGGTGCTGGGCGCCCGAATGACCGGGGCCGGCTTCGGCGGGTGCGTGGTGGCGCTGGTGAAAAAAGGAAGCGAACAGACATTCGCCGACAAAATAACCGCCGCCTTCGCCCCGGAGGAGCCGGACAGCCGGGAACCTGAGGAAGGAAAAGAGGCGGATCTGCCCGATCCCCCCGAGGTGTTCTCCGTCAGGCCGGTGGGCGGCGCCACGGTCGAAAAGCTCGACATCAAGTCCTGA
- a CDS encoding long-chain fatty acid--CoA ligase: protein MDQDDTDEKDSAPDINLGSLFIRSAERHGDRPFLLRLDESGDAAETILYREAREIIGHISAGFRGVGITSGDRVALFAPNSPRWVLVDIAMQTAGIISVPIYTTIDREQATHIVNNSGAKVIIVGSRNTSDVARDIAKYTPDVSTVLHLGTFPEETQDLRRQVSWDELLDLGREMLSTGKDTVTPTRTSPDEPATLIYTSGTSGMPKGVIISHRNVLSNVAALKDAFDINERDRFLSILPLSHSFERTVGCYLPISTGASIAFPPGIEALDVALQGFRPSILVVVPRILETIYSQVSSRLEQGPTHTKKLFSLAGRLGLREVEHRMRGEKVPLLLRLKNSLLDFFVFSRFRDRFGGSIRYIACGGAPLKRELGMFFYAAGLPVMEGYGLTETGPVLTVNRPQSFRYGTVGTALENTEITIDDEGEIIVRGPQVSQGYYRDEDATRAVFADDGWFHTGDIGSLTHDGYLLITDRKKDIIVTRGGKCVAPQRIENTLVLDPFIHQAVVVGENHRYLSALIVPEMSRLVDWAKSRGISFSRVGELVENTSVRDYYTSRIEEAQALLPRFEKVRKFTLLWEPFTEERGEVTPSLKIKRNVIMRRYAGLIDRMYKSD from the coding sequence ATGGATCAGGACGATACGGACGAAAAGGACTCAGCCCCGGATATCAATTTGGGTTCGCTCTTCATTCGGTCCGCTGAGCGACACGGGGATCGCCCGTTTCTTCTTCGCCTGGACGAGTCCGGCGATGCGGCGGAGACGATACTCTACCGGGAGGCACGGGAAATTATCGGGCACATCTCCGCAGGGTTTCGGGGCGTCGGCATCACATCCGGGGACCGCGTCGCCCTGTTCGCCCCCAACTCCCCACGATGGGTGCTCGTCGATATCGCCATGCAGACGGCCGGAATCATCTCCGTGCCGATCTACACCACCATCGACCGGGAACAGGCGACCCATATCGTAAACAACTCCGGCGCAAAGGTCATCATCGTGGGAAGCAGGAATACCTCCGACGTCGCCCGGGATATCGCGAAGTACACTCCCGATGTATCCACCGTTCTTCACCTGGGCACGTTCCCGGAAGAGACACAGGATCTGCGGCGGCAGGTCTCCTGGGACGAACTTCTCGACCTGGGCCGTGAAATGCTGTCGACCGGAAAAGATACGGTCACCCCTACACGCACATCCCCGGACGAGCCCGCCACCCTCATCTACACCTCCGGCACCAGCGGGATGCCCAAGGGGGTTATCATCTCTCATCGAAACGTGCTTTCGAATGTTGCGGCCCTGAAAGACGCCTTCGACATCAACGAGCGGGATCGGTTCCTCTCGATACTGCCGCTGTCCCATTCCTTCGAGAGGACGGTGGGCTGTTATCTTCCCATCTCTACCGGTGCGTCGATCGCCTTTCCCCCGGGCATCGAGGCCCTGGATGTCGCCCTGCAGGGATTCCGACCCAGCATACTGGTTGTGGTGCCCCGCATCCTGGAAACCATCTACTCCCAGGTATCGTCCCGCCTGGAACAGGGGCCGACACACACCAAAAAGCTCTTTTCCCTGGCCGGGAGGCTCGGCCTTCGGGAGGTGGAGCACCGCATGCGCGGCGAGAAGGTGCCGTTACTCTTGCGGCTCAAAAATTCACTTCTGGACTTTTTCGTTTTTTCCCGCTTCCGCGATCGATTCGGCGGGTCGATACGATATATCGCCTGCGGCGGCGCACCGCTAAAACGGGAGCTGGGGATGTTCTTTTACGCGGCGGGTCTGCCGGTGATGGAGGGATACGGCCTGACGGAAACCGGCCCGGTATTGACCGTCAACAGGCCACAGAGCTTTCGCTACGGGACCGTCGGCACGGCCCTTGAGAACACGGAAATCACCATCGACGACGAGGGCGAGATCATCGTTCGCGGCCCCCAGGTCTCCCAAGGATATTATCGCGATGAGGACGCCACCCGTGCGGTGTTTGCCGATGACGGCTGGTTTCACACGGGCGACATCGGGAGCCTCACCCATGACGGCTATCTCCTCATCACCGACCGCAAGAAGGATATCATCGTCACCCGGGGGGGAAAATGCGTGGCGCCCCAGCGGATAGAAAACACCCTTGTTTTGGATCCCTTCATTCACCAGGCGGTGGTGGTGGGAGAAAACCACAGATATCTCAGCGCCCTGATCGTCCCCGAGATGTCGCGCTTGGTCGACTGGGCCAAAAGCCGCGGGATTTCGTTCTCCCGGGTGGGGGAGCTTGTGGAAAACACGAGCGTCAGGGACTATTACACCTCCCGCATAGAGGAGGCCCAGGCGCTGCTTCCCCGCTTCGAGAAGGTACGAAAATTCACGCTCCTGTGGGAGCCGTTCACCGAAGAGAGGGGCGAGGTCACCCCTTCCCTCAAGATCAAGCGAAACGTCATCATGCGCCGTTACGCCGGCCTCATCGACAGGATGTATAAGTCCGACTGA